Proteins encoded in a region of the Elizabethkingia bruuniana genome:
- the murI gene encoding glutamate racemase, with protein MKTLNKVNIQGLSPNQPIGVFDSGVGGLTVAKEIKRLLPNEDLIYFGDTKHLPYGEKSKEAIVEYSTKITNFLLEQNCKAIVIACNTATANALKEVLELVAGRVPVIDVINPVAEKVAYEIHTNVGVIATKATVNSGLYRKSIRKHNKFIKVDELATPLLVPAIEEGFKNHPITHAIIYNYLSNNKLKNIETLILGCTHYPLLLDEIKQYYGNRVRVIDSPNIVANQLKIILDKYHLLNEQNHTPSYHFYLSDITKNFEKISRKFFGNKISLELKVL; from the coding sequence ATGAAAACTTTGAATAAAGTAAATATACAGGGACTTTCTCCAAACCAGCCGATAGGTGTCTTCGACTCCGGGGTTGGTGGGCTTACTGTGGCTAAAGAAATTAAAAGGCTGCTTCCGAATGAAGATTTAATCTATTTCGGAGATACTAAACACCTTCCTTATGGTGAAAAATCGAAGGAAGCTATCGTAGAATATTCTACCAAAATCACCAACTTTTTGCTGGAACAAAATTGTAAAGCTATTGTTATAGCCTGTAATACTGCAACAGCTAATGCTCTGAAAGAAGTATTAGAACTGGTGGCGGGCAGAGTTCCGGTAATTGATGTGATTAATCCTGTCGCAGAAAAAGTAGCATATGAAATACATACTAATGTAGGTGTTATTGCTACAAAGGCAACCGTTAATTCAGGACTTTACAGAAAAAGTATCAGAAAGCACAATAAATTTATCAAAGTAGACGAACTGGCAACTCCGTTACTGGTTCCTGCAATAGAAGAAGGTTTTAAAAATCATCCTATTACTCATGCTATTATTTATAATTATCTGAGTAATAATAAGCTGAAAAATATAGAGACACTTATACTGGGATGTACCCACTATCCTTTGCTGCTTGACGAAATCAAACAATACTACGGGAACAGGGTGAGGGTTATCGATTCTCCGAATATTGTGGCTAATCAGCTGAAAATAATTCTGGATAAGTATCATTTGCTTAATGAGCAAAATCATACGCCTTCTTATCATTTTTATTTATCAGATATTACAAAGAATTTCGAGAAAATTTCGAGAAAATTTTTCGGAAACAAGATTAGCCTGGAGCTAAAAGTGTTATAG
- a CDS encoding GreA/GreB family elongation factor: MKKTIYDKKDIRNYVKSVIADKIQTLEKFVHFTKEASKDIKKTPKYDSVREEAHEEIYQMQRQLAELHKLQNGMARVLNSEMSVIQLGSLVITNKARFYISVSLGEFFFEGDRMYAISEESPMAKMMIGKKVGDEFVLNRIHQKIEEIY; this comes from the coding sequence ATGAAGAAGACGATTTACGATAAAAAGGATATCCGGAATTATGTAAAAAGCGTTATTGCTGATAAAATCCAAACGCTGGAGAAATTTGTGCATTTTACAAAAGAAGCCAGTAAAGACATTAAAAAAACTCCTAAATACGATAGTGTCCGGGAAGAGGCACATGAAGAAATCTACCAGATGCAAAGGCAGTTGGCAGAACTTCATAAGTTGCAAAACGGAATGGCCCGTGTCCTGAATTCTGAAATGTCCGTTATTCAGTTAGGATCATTGGTGATTACCAATAAAGCCCGTTTTTATATTTCTGTTTCCCTGGGAGAATTTTTCTTTGAAGGGGATAGAATGTATGCAATCTCTGAAGAGAGTCCTATGGCAAAAATGATGATTGGAAAGAAGGTAGGTGATGAGTTTGTTCTCAATCGGATTCATCAAAAGATTGAGGAAATATACTAA
- a CDS encoding putative quinol monooxygenase, whose protein sequence is MKIYLTAILKAKGEKKEELLVLLQNMVENTRKEDACIKYDLQQGAEDENLFIFHEIWENSEGLEQHNQQDYIKAFISKADELLEEPAQIYLANLIS, encoded by the coding sequence ATGAAAATCTATTTAACTGCTATATTAAAAGCTAAAGGAGAGAAAAAAGAAGAACTGTTGGTACTTCTTCAAAACATGGTAGAAAATACAAGAAAAGAAGACGCTTGTATTAAATACGACCTGCAGCAAGGAGCAGAGGATGAAAATTTATTTATTTTCCATGAGATATGGGAAAATTCAGAAGGATTAGAGCAACATAATCAACAGGATTATATTAAAGCTTTTATATCCAAAGCTGATGAGTTGTTGGAAGAGCCGGCACAAATATATTTGGCAAATTTAATTTCGTAA
- a CDS encoding DUF3822 family protein has protein sequence MQKLSLLFTKDGLQWTIGKGSSYTESAFFKDEETPEGYISDKLTEVLKQGNLKKIEVVSALNHFSMLPFGFDQHQLGYQLISYNAPVDEANEELMLAINKKFHVQFYYTMPKEFYQKIKSSNIPAVFNFSGEKFLSQTLTKTNGEQIHINLYHNQAEFFAMKDGKILLYNNLDANSEVDFLYFIMFAVSKLNFDLKNLQFLVYGEIDENETFLSELQKFAHQVKIVEKSIKNKHNFILQ, from the coding sequence ATGCAGAAATTATCTCTACTTTTCACAAAAGACGGTTTACAATGGACCATAGGCAAGGGCTCTTCTTACACTGAGAGCGCTTTTTTCAAAGATGAAGAAACGCCTGAAGGTTATATTTCCGATAAACTTACAGAAGTATTAAAACAAGGGAATCTCAAAAAAATTGAGGTAGTCTCTGCGCTTAATCATTTCAGTATGTTACCTTTTGGTTTCGACCAGCACCAGTTGGGCTACCAACTTATTTCTTATAATGCTCCGGTAGATGAAGCTAATGAAGAATTAATGCTGGCGATTAACAAAAAATTTCACGTCCAGTTTTATTATACCATGCCGAAGGAATTTTATCAGAAAATAAAGTCTTCTAATATTCCTGCGGTTTTTAATTTTTCCGGAGAGAAATTTCTGAGTCAGACTCTTACCAAAACCAATGGTGAGCAAATACACATTAATCTTTACCATAATCAGGCAGAGTTTTTTGCTATGAAAGACGGAAAGATTTTACTTTACAACAATCTGGATGCTAATTCCGAAGTAGACTTTCTTTACTTTATCATGTTTGCTGTTTCCAAACTAAACTTTGACCTGAAGAATCTTCAGTTCCTTGTTTATGGAGAAATAGACGAGAATGAGACCTTCCTTAGCGAATTACAGAAGTTTGCCCATCAGGTAAAAATTGTAGAGAAAAGCATTAAAAACAAACACAACTTTATCCTTCAATAA
- a CDS encoding NAD(P)H-dependent oxidoreductase, producing MENIFIINGGQTFAHSGGAFNKSITGWTKEVLEKEGFKVRVSNVNDEFDPMDEAENFKWADVIVYHFPVWWFQVPNRLKFYIDEVFTAGHKNGIYESDGRSRTNPQINYGTGGLMHGKKYFVTSSWNAPDTAFTMEGEFFQQKSVDEGILFGFHRMNAFAGLAHIGSFHFHDMEKNATLERVSQYETDYKEYVQNVFTKEKCVLQN from the coding sequence ATGGAAAATATATTTATCATCAACGGAGGGCAGACTTTTGCACATTCAGGCGGAGCATTTAATAAATCTATTACAGGATGGACAAAAGAAGTTTTAGAAAAAGAAGGCTTTAAAGTAAGAGTAAGTAATGTTAACGATGAGTTTGATCCTATGGATGAGGCTGAAAACTTTAAATGGGCAGATGTTATCGTTTATCATTTTCCGGTTTGGTGGTTTCAGGTACCTAACAGACTTAAATTTTATATAGATGAGGTATTTACTGCCGGACATAAAAATGGTATCTATGAAAGTGATGGCCGCTCCCGTACAAATCCGCAGATCAATTATGGGACTGGCGGACTAATGCATGGAAAAAAATATTTTGTGACTTCCAGCTGGAATGCTCCGGATACAGCATTTACGATGGAGGGAGAGTTCTTTCAACAGAAATCTGTTGATGAAGGTATTTTATTTGGTTTCCACAGAATGAATGCTTTTGCCGGATTGGCTCATATCGGAAGTTTTCATTTCCACGATATGGAAAAGAATGCTACCCTGGAAAGAGTTAGTCAGTATGAAACCGATTATAAAGAATACGTACAGAATGTTTTCACAAAAGAAAAATGTGTTCTTCAGAACTAA
- a CDS encoding Smr/MutS family protein translates to MKAGDKVSVLNDNLKGKIIKIHKNLITIEDEYGFEHTYPSSEIVPAEADLYNLQPVTVKQEPKKNISKKNKIPALVLDLHFDQLVNNPSDYDSWERLFIQKQRLQETINFCRKNHIKKLDVIHGIGDGVLQSMVLDVLRGETGLEYEDGTFFKHQSGTITVILK, encoded by the coding sequence ATGAAGGCAGGAGATAAAGTTTCGGTACTAAACGATAATTTAAAAGGAAAGATTATCAAAATTCACAAAAATCTCATCACCATAGAAGATGAATATGGTTTTGAGCATACTTATCCATCATCTGAAATTGTTCCGGCAGAAGCAGATTTATACAACTTGCAACCTGTTACGGTAAAACAGGAACCCAAAAAAAATATTTCTAAAAAGAATAAAATTCCGGCTTTGGTTTTGGATCTTCATTTTGATCAATTGGTCAACAATCCGTCCGATTACGATTCATGGGAACGACTTTTTATTCAGAAACAGCGCCTACAGGAAACTATTAATTTCTGTAGAAAAAATCACATCAAAAAGCTAGATGTGATCCATGGTATTGGTGACGGTGTATTACAGTCGATGGTTTTGGATGTTCTTCGTGGAGAAACAGGCCTGGAGTATGAGGATGGAACTTTCTTCAAACACCAGTCCGGTACAATTACCGTAATCCTGAAATAG
- a CDS encoding ABC transporter ATP-binding protein, with protein sequence MKKLSTGNIIARLFKIGMNFRGWFISAFIISVVLALVGTYRPILTKDVVDNDIIREKNFDLLMHDVYLLIGLVAAETILNFGLVYLSNYISQNVIRDIRERLYRKLIYFKTSFFDKTAIGNLVTRAVGDVETIATVYTDGFLMVFGDVLRVVLVLVAMFNVNVQLSFIALAILPIMLLVTRFFQKRLKKAFGDERTWTATQNSFVQERLAGMSLIQVFNRQKAEFEKFDDINQQLKGALLRTVFFFSLFFPVVELISSVSIGLILFYAGYNALTSSDASPGDVIAFIQFISMLIRPLRQIADRFNNIQRGLVGAERVLGIMDEDNAMPNNGTVVKEKVAGKIEFQKVHFSYDEKQEVLKGISLKVEPGQSVAIVGATGAGKSTIITLITRFYDINSGKILLDDIDLRDYELHHLRSHIGVVLQDVFLFHGSIYENLTLGEDIPLERIKQAAQEIEVDEFIERLPGGYDYVVSERGSSISLGQRQLLSFLRAYLTNPSILILDEATSSIDHESEKLIQKATEKITKNRTSIIIAHRLSTIVNADKIIVMDQGKIVEEGKHEELLQRDGYYATLYKAQLHRDADDEDVKIEA encoded by the coding sequence ATGAAAAAATTAAGCACTGGAAATATAATTGCCAGACTCTTTAAAATTGGAATGAACTTCCGGGGTTGGTTTATTTCTGCATTTATTATATCTGTTGTTCTGGCTTTAGTAGGAACATATCGGCCCATACTAACCAAAGATGTTGTGGATAATGACATTATTAGGGAGAAGAATTTCGACTTACTAATGCATGATGTTTACCTCCTGATAGGCTTGGTTGCTGCAGAAACAATCCTGAACTTCGGTTTGGTATATCTGTCCAATTACATTTCGCAAAATGTAATCCGTGATATAAGGGAGCGTTTGTACCGTAAACTTATTTATTTCAAGACTTCATTTTTTGATAAAACAGCTATTGGTAATTTGGTAACTCGTGCTGTAGGAGATGTGGAAACAATTGCTACTGTATATACAGACGGATTCCTGATGGTTTTTGGAGATGTATTACGTGTAGTTTTGGTACTGGTAGCTATGTTTAATGTAAACGTTCAGCTCAGCTTTATTGCGCTGGCCATTTTACCGATTATGCTATTGGTTACAAGATTCTTCCAGAAAAGGCTAAAGAAAGCTTTTGGAGATGAAAGAACCTGGACTGCAACTCAGAATAGCTTTGTACAGGAAAGACTTGCCGGTATGTCTTTAATACAGGTGTTCAACCGTCAGAAAGCTGAATTTGAAAAATTCGATGATATTAATCAACAATTGAAGGGAGCGCTTTTGCGAACTGTTTTCTTTTTCTCTTTATTTTTCCCGGTAGTAGAACTTATCTCTTCTGTGTCTATAGGACTTATTCTATTCTATGCAGGTTATAATGCGCTAACAAGTAGTGATGCCAGTCCGGGAGATGTTATTGCATTTATTCAGTTTATCAGTATGCTGATTCGTCCGTTGCGTCAGATCGCAGACAGATTCAATAATATTCAGAGAGGTTTGGTTGGTGCGGAACGTGTACTCGGAATTATGGACGAGGACAATGCAATGCCTAACAACGGAACTGTTGTAAAAGAAAAGGTTGCGGGGAAAATCGAATTCCAGAAAGTACATTTCTCTTATGATGAGAAACAAGAAGTATTAAAAGGGATAAGTCTGAAAGTAGAACCTGGACAATCTGTTGCTATTGTCGGGGCTACAGGAGCCGGAAAATCTACCATTATTACGCTTATTACAAGGTTTTATGATATTAATTCCGGGAAAATATTACTGGATGATATAGATCTTAGGGATTATGAACTTCATCATCTGCGCAGCCATATTGGTGTTGTATTGCAGGATGTATTTTTGTTCCACGGTTCTATTTACGAGAACCTTACATTAGGTGAAGATATTCCTTTAGAAAGAATAAAACAGGCGGCACAGGAAATCGAGGTGGACGAATTTATCGAAAGGTTGCCAGGTGGATATGATTATGTTGTAAGCGAAAGAGGTTCTTCTATTTCATTAGGGCAGCGTCAGCTATTATCATTCCTAAGAGCTTATTTAACAAATCCAAGCATTCTGATTCTGGATGAGGCCACATCTTCTATAGACCATGAATCCGAAAAACTGATTCAGAAGGCAACTGAAAAAATTACAAAAAACAGAACTTCTATTATTATAGCACACAGACTTTCCACCATTGTAAATGCGGATAAGATTATTGTAATGGATCAGGGTAAAATTGTAGAGGAAGGAAAACATGAAGAACTGTTGCAAAGAGATGGTTATTATGCTACACTTTACAAGGCACAATTGCACAGAGATGCAGATGATGAGGATGTAAAAATAGAAGCATAA
- a CDS encoding patatin-like phospholipase family protein, producing the protein MKRLSLLLIIVFSFTVKSQQKNDSLNTALQNITKDTKFGLALSGGGAKGFAHLGILKMIDSLGIKIDYITGTSMGGILGGLYAMGYNADQLKETVYKVHWNRILSNKIPYNKINISEKDEYDKYILEFPVVKGFPTLPSSYIEGQYMGEVLNTLTFNAKHINDFSKLRIPVELTSSDIENGGLVMQKKGSLPLAIRSTLAIPAAFAPVYIDGKLLVDGGLDRNFPANEVREMGADFVVGGYTGFRLFTKKEIENPMKMIYQTHAIRSVEDFKHQKALSNIMVDFVKPLGDITTKDFAKYDEIIKIGEKEAKKHLSEFVALAETQRRLGIKYEHKMIEEVKLPTTQFTFSEEDGTPITDTNEIENIRKQMELKEGNYYDAKTVNEAIDRVFGMRHYEKVYYTYTNTGDALTMNIFVKRAKKGAFKVALHYDNEQSVGIIVNYTYRNFVFSKSRLLVTVDAAERFKARIDYQKFLDNGHRWWLNLEGKMVYLRSNDLTFRLIDTNSDDDNIRFPNYMYRNITGKIALNYNIHPNAFISFGTEFSAERMNRFLDKVDQIRVNNYSKKLYSHSNFNTFLNFEQNNLNKRYFSTRGNHLQVSTRFYYGDQYDLYDLAKVQPELNSILDPKSENYKETKNIVSFTLNENYSQPITKRLTAKANLFLGASVGKETDQNRKPNTDQYPYLFLNQKYNLGGSEYNYDIMNPEFNGFRQKELPITSVAKAGLSLQYRIMKKFYLTPSFSYSILSDELSPFKSNISMIGYGLNLGYESLLGPININVSKNDLLDIWRVYFSIGFKF; encoded by the coding sequence ATGAAAAGACTGTCCTTACTTCTTATCATAGTTTTCTCATTCACAGTAAAATCACAGCAAAAAAACGATTCACTGAACACAGCACTACAAAACATTACCAAAGACACCAAATTTGGTCTGGCTCTTAGTGGTGGTGGTGCAAAAGGTTTTGCACACCTGGGAATTCTGAAAATGATTGATTCATTAGGAATTAAGATTGATTACATTACCGGAACCAGTATGGGCGGAATTCTTGGAGGTCTGTATGCAATGGGGTATAATGCGGATCAGTTAAAAGAAACTGTCTACAAAGTACATTGGAACAGAATTCTGAGTAATAAAATCCCATATAACAAAATCAATATCAGCGAAAAGGACGAATATGACAAATATATTCTGGAATTCCCTGTTGTAAAGGGATTCCCTACCCTCCCAAGCTCTTACATCGAAGGACAATATATGGGCGAAGTTCTCAATACTCTTACCTTCAACGCTAAACATATCAATGATTTCAGCAAACTAAGAATTCCGGTTGAACTTACTTCTTCTGATATTGAAAATGGCGGATTGGTGATGCAGAAAAAAGGATCTTTACCCTTAGCGATTCGCTCTACACTGGCTATCCCCGCAGCATTTGCTCCTGTTTATATTGATGGGAAACTTTTGGTAGATGGTGGATTGGACAGAAATTTCCCTGCAAACGAAGTAAGGGAGATGGGAGCTGATTTTGTTGTTGGCGGCTATACCGGATTCAGGCTTTTTACCAAAAAGGAGATTGAGAATCCCATGAAGATGATTTATCAGACACATGCCATACGTTCAGTAGAGGATTTCAAACATCAGAAAGCACTATCCAATATTATGGTTGACTTCGTGAAACCGCTGGGAGATATCACCACAAAAGATTTTGCCAAATATGATGAAATTATAAAAATTGGGGAGAAAGAAGCAAAAAAACACTTATCCGAATTCGTAGCATTAGCAGAAACCCAGCGAAGATTGGGAATAAAATATGAGCACAAAATGATTGAGGAGGTAAAATTGCCTACTACCCAGTTTACATTTAGTGAAGAAGACGGAACTCCGATTACGGATACTAACGAAATAGAAAATATCCGCAAACAGATGGAACTGAAAGAGGGTAACTATTATGATGCTAAAACAGTAAACGAGGCAATAGACCGTGTATTCGGAATGCGACATTACGAAAAAGTATATTATACTTATACCAATACGGGTGATGCTCTTACAATGAATATTTTTGTAAAAAGAGCAAAGAAGGGAGCATTTAAGGTGGCTTTGCATTATGACAATGAGCAGTCTGTAGGAATTATTGTGAATTACACTTATCGGAATTTTGTTTTCAGTAAATCCAGATTGTTAGTAACCGTAGATGCTGCAGAACGTTTTAAAGCCAGAATAGATTATCAGAAATTTTTGGACAATGGACATCGCTGGTGGCTGAATCTGGAAGGGAAAATGGTATATCTGCGGAGTAATGATTTAACATTCAGATTAATTGATACCAATAGTGATGACGATAATATAAGATTCCCTAACTATATGTACAGAAATATTACCGGGAAAATCGCACTGAACTATAATATTCACCCTAATGCTTTTATTTCTTTCGGAACCGAGTTTAGTGCAGAGAGAATGAACCGTTTTCTGGACAAAGTAGACCAGATCAGAGTAAATAACTATAGCAAAAAATTATACAGCCATAGTAATTTTAACACTTTTCTAAATTTTGAGCAGAACAATCTGAACAAAAGATATTTTTCCACCAGAGGGAATCACCTGCAGGTAAGTACGAGATTTTACTACGGAGATCAGTATGATTTGTATGACCTGGCAAAAGTTCAGCCTGAATTAAATTCAATACTGGACCCTAAATCAGAGAATTATAAAGAAACCAAAAATATAGTTTCGTTTACGCTTAACGAAAATTATTCACAACCCATTACCAAAAGGCTTACTGCTAAGGCTAATCTTTTCCTCGGTGCCAGTGTTGGTAAAGAAACAGATCAAAACCGGAAACCAAATACAGATCAATACCCTTATCTATTTCTCAATCAAAAGTATAACTTAGGAGGCAGCGAGTATAATTATGACATCATGAATCCGGAATTTAATGGTTTTCGCCAAAAAGAGTTACCTATAACCTCTGTTGCTAAAGCAGGATTATCTCTGCAATACAGAATTATGAAAAAATTCTACCTTACACCTTCTTTTAGCTACAGTATACTCAGTGATGAGCTTTCACCATTCAAAAGTAATATCAGTATGATTGGATATGGGCTGAATTTAGGTTACGAATCCCTATTAGGCCCTATTAACATTAATGTTTCTAAAAATGATTTACTCGATATTTGGAGAGTATATTTCAGTATAGGATTCAAATTCTGA
- a CDS encoding metallophosphoesterase family protein, producing the protein MKKILLLSDTHSYMDDRILSYAEQADEIWHAGDFGNTDVIEALQKIKPLKGVYGNIDGTEIRKEFPEVLRFQCEEVEVLMIHIGGYPGRYSPLAKAEINKQTPKIFISGHSHILKVMMDKERNILHINPGACGKVGWHKVRTMLRFTIDGSEIKDLEVIELGAK; encoded by the coding sequence ATGAAAAAAATATTATTACTTTCCGACACTCATTCTTATATGGACGACCGCATCCTCTCTTATGCTGAACAGGCAGATGAAATATGGCATGCAGGTGATTTCGGAAATACGGATGTAATAGAGGCTTTACAAAAAATAAAACCTTTAAAAGGAGTCTACGGAAATATTGACGGAACCGAAATAAGAAAGGAGTTTCCGGAGGTTTTACGTTTTCAGTGTGAGGAGGTAGAAGTATTAATGATCCATATCGGTGGATACCCCGGACGTTATTCACCTTTAGCTAAAGCCGAGATTAACAAACAAACACCTAAAATATTTATATCAGGGCATTCTCATATTTTAAAAGTTATGATGGATAAGGAAAGAAATATTCTCCATATTAATCCGGGGGCCTGTGGTAAAGTTGGCTGGCATAAAGTCCGTACGATGCTTCGTTTTACAATTGACGGGAGCGAAATAAAGGATTTGGAAGTTATCGAATTGGGGGCAAAATAA
- a CDS encoding winged helix-turn-helix transcriptional regulator: protein MKKECLGKYVKIEDKIYPCSVSLAMDLVGGKWKTVILYHLKDGEKRFSELRKELFSVTEMTLSLQLKQLEKDGLISRKVYGKKPPIKVIYKLTDFGSTFIPVLDAITTWGNQIVDKKGKFVDSL, encoded by the coding sequence ATGAAAAAAGAATGTCTAGGAAAATATGTGAAAATAGAAGATAAAATATACCCTTGTTCAGTAAGTTTGGCAATGGATCTAGTCGGCGGAAAATGGAAAACTGTTATATTATATCATCTGAAGGATGGTGAGAAAAGGTTTAGTGAGCTAAGGAAAGAATTGTTCTCAGTTACTGAAATGACGCTGAGCTTACAATTAAAACAACTAGAAAAAGACGGACTAATCTCAAGAAAGGTTTATGGCAAGAAGCCACCAATAAAAGTTATTTATAAATTAACCGATTTTGGAAGTACCTTTATCCCGGTATTGGATGCGATTACCACCTGGGGAAATCAAATTGTGGATAAGAAAGGGAAATTTGTAGATAGCTTATAA
- a CDS encoding NAD(P)H-dependent oxidoreductase, whose product MALIILGHPDWEKSLANKEIVNGLVNSEANVEVRNLQQLYPDFKIDIKKEQEALLRHKNIVFQFPFYWYTMPAILKQWFDLVLEYGFAYGSTGDKLKGKNFIPSFTVGSAENEYKTLGEHHFRIPEFCKNLEQTAYYTQMNYIEPFYFHGTSLNAGYTEEEVKSKAKRQAGKLIKLLKTLE is encoded by the coding sequence ATGGCATTAATTATTTTAGGACATCCCGATTGGGAAAAATCATTAGCGAATAAAGAGATTGTGAATGGATTGGTAAATAGTGAGGCAAATGTCGAAGTCCGAAATCTTCAGCAGTTATATCCCGATTTTAAAATTGATATAAAGAAAGAACAAGAAGCATTATTAAGACATAAAAATATAGTGTTTCAGTTTCCCTTTTATTGGTATACTATGCCGGCGATTCTAAAACAATGGTTCGATTTGGTATTGGAATATGGGTTTGCCTACGGCTCGACAGGTGATAAGCTGAAAGGTAAGAATTTCATTCCCAGTTTTACTGTCGGATCAGCTGAGAATGAATATAAAACTTTAGGAGAACATCATTTCAGAATTCCTGAATTTTGTAAAAACCTTGAGCAAACAGCTTATTATACACAGATGAATTATATCGAGCCATTTTATTTTCACGGGACTTCACTAAATGCAGGTTATACAGAAGAGGAGGTAAAGAGCAAAGCTAAAAGACAGGCCGGAAAATTAATTAAACTGTTGAAAACTTTAGAATAA
- the truA gene encoding tRNA pseudouridine(38-40) synthase TruA, translating into MRIENLDKNTNKLRYFIAFSYNGASFFGFQIQPNEISVQETLEKALSTLLREDIKITGAGRTDTGVHAKKMYAHFETSNVLGDQLVHKLNSFLPPSIAVQEVFQVSKDLHARFSALYRTYEYYISLKKNPFTENSAWQLWRKKLDIDAMNKACEILFQYKDFTSFAKLHTDNKTNFCEMKKAVWEQRGDELVLTISADRFLRNMVRAIVGTMVEVGTGKIKPEDIHDIIEKKNRNAAGTSAPAHGLYLVDVGYNFDN; encoded by the coding sequence TTGCGTATCGAAAATCTAGACAAAAATACAAACAAATTACGCTATTTCATCGCTTTTTCCTATAACGGCGCATCCTTCTTCGGGTTTCAGATACAACCCAACGAAATTAGTGTCCAGGAAACTTTGGAAAAAGCATTGAGTACGTTGCTGCGTGAAGACATTAAAATAACAGGTGCCGGAAGAACGGATACCGGAGTTCATGCTAAAAAAATGTATGCACATTTTGAAACCAGTAATGTATTGGGAGATCAGCTGGTACATAAGCTAAACAGCTTTTTACCACCAAGTATTGCGGTTCAGGAAGTTTTTCAGGTTTCTAAAGATCTGCATGCGAGATTCAGCGCGTTATACAGGACTTATGAATATTATATTTCGCTGAAAAAGAATCCGTTTACAGAAAACTCTGCATGGCAGCTTTGGCGGAAAAAGCTGGATATAGATGCAATGAATAAAGCCTGTGAAATTTTGTTTCAGTATAAAGATTTTACAAGTTTTGCAAAACTGCACACCGATAACAAAACCAATTTCTGCGAAATGAAAAAAGCGGTGTGGGAGCAACGTGGGGATGAACTGGTATTGACCATTTCAGCTGACCGTTTTTTACGAAATATGGTGCGTGCAATAGTAGGGACTATGGTGGAAGTGGGTACTGGAAAAATAAAGCCGGAAGATATCCATGATATTATTGAAAAGAAAAACCGGAATGCCGCCGGAACATCGGCTCCTGCCCACGGATTGTATCTGGTGGATGTAGGTTATAACTTTGATAATTAA
- the rsmD gene encoding 16S rRNA (guanine(966)-N(2))-methyltransferase RsmD gives MYRIISGKWKGKKIAAPKNFEVRPTTDFAKEALFSIIEHRFDIEYLSVLDLFAGIGSISLEFASRDTKDITSVDLNPKHCGFINSTAKELGFDSQINISRGDVFDWVKKERNHGKLYNLVFADPPFDMDKTKYDELIDLVLNKNILAENGVFILEHQSRQKFEHPNLLETRKYGNVSFSFFAKKTD, from the coding sequence ATGTACAGAATTATATCGGGGAAGTGGAAGGGTAAAAAAATTGCCGCTCCGAAGAACTTTGAGGTTCGCCCAACAACAGATTTTGCAAAAGAAGCGCTATTCAGTATTATCGAACACCGCTTCGACATCGAATATTTATCCGTATTGGATCTTTTTGCCGGAATTGGTTCTATTTCATTAGAATTTGCTTCCCGTGATACAAAAGATATTACTTCCGTGGATCTTAACCCTAAACATTGTGGATTTATTAACTCCACAGCAAAAGAATTAGGTTTCGACTCTCAGATTAATATCAGTCGCGGTGATGTATTCGACTGGGTAAAAAAAGAAAGAAACCATGGTAAATTATACAATCTGGTATTTGCAGATCCACCATTCGACATGGACAAGACCAAGTACGATGAATTAATAGACCTTGTACTGAATAAGAATATACTTGCTGAAAACGGAGTTTTTATTTTAGAACACCAATCCAGGCAGAAGTTTGAACATCCAAACCTGTTGGAAACACGAAAGTATGGAAACGTAAGTTTCAGTTTTTTTGCAAAAAAAACAGATTGA